A stretch of Lysinibacillus agricola DNA encodes these proteins:
- a CDS encoding sulfite exporter TauE/SafE family protein, whose protein sequence is MEYLLFLLIGIIGNIIGTLVGGGGLITLPTMMLMGVPVHSAIGANKVSNMVSAFSSFYTIYKRKELLWSEMRSVLLVSLVGGTLGGLFASFMSGQTLTLIAIILLGFALIMSFIGGAEFGDKESFTMNRKNGPILLGVGFYDGMFGPGSSTLALFTYAHEKISYMKAVGLSRVGVFAMCLGAAITYIATGKIDWPLTIVLMVGSVIGAQIGIILATKVKANQVKLLLRIVTIVLIVQLGYDFIKQL, encoded by the coding sequence ATGGAATACTTGTTGTTTTTACTAATTGGCATCATTGGCAACATCATTGGCACTTTAGTTGGAGGTGGCGGGTTAATAACATTACCGACCATGATGTTAATGGGGGTACCGGTTCATTCAGCGATAGGTGCGAATAAGGTTTCAAATATGGTCAGTGCCTTTTCAAGCTTTTACACAATCTATAAAAGAAAAGAATTATTATGGTCAGAAATGCGTTCAGTATTACTTGTTTCCTTAGTCGGTGGTACACTTGGGGGTCTGTTTGCATCGTTTATGAGCGGTCAAACATTAACGCTTATCGCTATTATCTTATTAGGCTTTGCCCTTATTATGTCCTTTATTGGTGGCGCTGAATTTGGAGATAAAGAAAGCTTTACGATGAATCGCAAAAACGGTCCAATCCTTCTCGGTGTCGGTTTTTATGACGGAATGTTCGGCCCTGGTAGCAGTACGCTGGCACTTTTTACATATGCACATGAGAAAATTTCTTATATGAAAGCTGTTGGTCTGTCGCGTGTAGGTGTTTTTGCGATGTGCTTAGGAGCTGCGATTACGTATATTGCTACAGGTAAAATTGATTGGCCGTTGACAATCGTATTAATGGTTGGTTCTGTAATCGGCGCACAAATAGGGATTATCCTTGCCACTAAAGTTAAGGCGAATCAAGTAAAGCTATTGCTGCGTATTGTAACAATTGTGCTGATCGTACAGCTCGGTTACGATTTTATCAAACAGTTATAA
- a CDS encoding YkuS family protein: MSRIIGVEQTLTNVEDALKAKGYEVIQLRTEEDAKKCDACVITGQDRDIMGISDPIMAGPIIDADGLSADEVLQRVDKYFH; this comes from the coding sequence ATGTCTAGAATAATTGGTGTGGAACAAACATTAACAAACGTTGAGGACGCTTTAAAAGCAAAAGGTTATGAAGTTATTCAGCTTCGTACTGAAGAAGATGCAAAAAAATGTGATGCCTGTGTAATCACTGGGCAAGACAGAGATATTATGGGAATTAGCGATCCTATCATGGCAGGACCTATTATTGACGCTGATGGTCTTTCTGCTGACGAAGTACTTCAACGTGTCGATAAATATTTCCACTAA
- a CDS encoding PD-(D/E)XK nuclease family protein: MFEITPYPSFSWSLSRHKTLTSCARKYGYEYYFSHNGWLSYNVEPYHQHVYRLKKLQSMPILFGQIVHHLIEQSINDYLQTGKAPTVAELVNRARGQLNAAFIDSTRHVDLWRHKPNKFYMMQEIYYEGKLNPELVQDYKERMSAVFDNFLNSETFQQITAQKGSLRIGEPEQFRSMKIEGIQVFVVMDFHYYDEIADKWIIIDWKTGGESDDDRQQLALYAYYIQQKYRVSLDQIDVYNEYLLTGKRKKYAFTAFDMDNILHTFQRSVLEMKKYQADIFSNEPVDFEDFEQTTEKWHCKGCNFKELCVQN, translated from the coding sequence ATGTTTGAAATCACACCGTATCCATCTTTTTCGTGGTCACTGTCACGTCATAAAACGTTAACAAGCTGTGCACGGAAGTATGGCTATGAATATTATTTTTCTCATAATGGCTGGCTAAGTTACAATGTGGAGCCATATCATCAACATGTCTATCGTTTAAAAAAGCTACAATCCATGCCGATTTTATTTGGGCAAATCGTCCATCATTTAATAGAGCAATCAATCAATGATTATTTACAAACTGGCAAGGCGCCGACTGTTGCTGAACTTGTAAATCGTGCGCGTGGCCAGCTTAATGCCGCTTTTATCGATTCTACACGACATGTAGATTTATGGAGACATAAGCCTAATAAATTTTATATGATGCAAGAAATTTATTACGAAGGGAAGTTGAATCCTGAACTTGTACAGGACTATAAGGAGCGCATGTCGGCTGTGTTTGACAACTTTCTTAATAGTGAAACGTTCCAGCAAATTACCGCGCAAAAAGGCTCCTTACGAATCGGAGAGCCTGAACAATTTCGTTCTATGAAAATCGAGGGGATACAAGTTTTCGTCGTAATGGATTTTCATTATTATGATGAGATAGCAGACAAGTGGATTATTATCGACTGGAAAACAGGAGGAGAGTCCGATGATGATCGCCAGCAATTAGCGCTCTATGCTTACTATATTCAGCAGAAATATCGAGTATCGCTTGACCAGATTGATGTTTATAATGAATATTTATTGACGGGTAAACGGAAAAAATACGCCTTTACAGCATTTGATATGGACAATATTTTACATACGTTTCAGCGAAGTGTACTAGAAATGAAAAAATATCAGGCTGATATATTCTCCAATGAACCAGTGGACTTTGAGGATTTTGAGCAAACAACTGAAAAATGGCACTGCAAAGGATGTAATTTTAAAGAATTATGTGTGCAGAATTGA
- a CDS encoding VanZ family protein, translating into MKKRNVILMITILYTGLILYFMFLGFNRLDRYEDYKSYGYEFLFIPSGVPLNFPRFTFSWLYDFGNIAAFIPLGILFPLLYQVDYKKFIGWFMIVIFGLETIQSLVHLGTFDVNDVISNTIGATIGYVVYKVGFTSNLTLKKLIASSLSAIILLVCVMIVSEVLDKRVSPIQPLHAIKEITGAKPLTNDVPTFTVAGNKIEPQFNLYSNEGNTTKTYTYPIEDKEELTLFLNLGIPDHEEFKGEIAIITDGNVIFQKNEEDLKESETIEIMPLEIPLYYEAKKMTIMITGNIMLWDVGFTELKHWWE; encoded by the coding sequence ATGAAAAAACGAAATGTAATTTTGATGATTACTATACTATACACAGGTCTGATCTTATACTTCATGTTCTTAGGCTTTAATCGTCTAGACCGATACGAAGATTACAAAAGCTACGGCTACGAATTTCTGTTCATCCCATCAGGCGTTCCTCTGAATTTTCCTAGATTTACGTTTTCTTGGTTGTACGATTTTGGAAATATAGCAGCATTTATCCCCTTAGGTATTCTGTTTCCTTTACTTTATCAAGTTGATTATAAAAAATTTATAGGATGGTTCATGATCGTGATTTTTGGATTGGAAACGATTCAATCATTAGTACATCTCGGTACTTTTGATGTAAATGATGTTATTTCTAATACTATAGGTGCAACAATAGGATATGTTGTATACAAAGTTGGATTCACTTCAAACTTGACTTTAAAAAAACTCATTGCTTCGTCCTTATCTGCCATTATACTGTTAGTTTGCGTGATGATTGTCTCTGAAGTTTTAGATAAACGAGTAAGTCCTATACAACCCTTGCATGCTATTAAAGAAATAACAGGAGCTAAACCACTAACAAACGATGTACCGACCTTCACTGTAGCTGGTAATAAAATTGAACCTCAATTCAATTTATATAGTAATGAAGGAAATACTACCAAGACCTACACATATCCTATTGAGGATAAAGAAGAGCTAACATTGTTTCTAAACTTAGGCATTCCAGATCATGAGGAATTCAAAGGAGAAATAGCAATAATTACGGATGGAAATGTAATTTTCCAAAAAAATGAAGAGGATTTGAAAGAATCAGAAACAATAGAAATAATGCCATTGGAAATTCCGTTATATTACGAAGCCAAAAAAATGACCATTATGATCACAGGTAATATAATGCTATGGGATGTAGGCTTCACAGAACTGAAGCATTGGTGGGAATAG